A single region of the Phycisphaerae bacterium RAS1 genome encodes:
- the htrA_1 gene encoding putative serine protease HtrA → MPIVPRTYPVLLCATILAAAPLASCLREPGSTRTRVTDLQAQLEACRKQHAAQISTAEVESLRADLHRYSELVEDEARRHAAVQRVMDRYSQGVCLIHGIFTLNERRDDGVAPVTDPDGKPLRLEYLGSGFLVSADGYIVTNRHVAEPWWNNDSVAPLLAGGLEPAFVELTVTFPEHLPIAVDPRTIRVSSDGVDVAVLVAPVDDVPVLPLSGRDPQELRGQRLMLLGYPTGLAALLARADPEVASAALAEARDTTTLINALSRRHAITPVITHGTLSEVTHRQLIYDAVTTAGGSGGPVFGPDGEVIGINFATLRDFQGSNYGVPVRFVRTLLR, encoded by the coding sequence ATGCCGATCGTTCCGCGGACGTACCCGGTTCTGCTTTGCGCGACGATATTGGCCGCGGCCCCACTCGCCTCGTGCCTGCGGGAACCGGGGAGTACCCGTACCAGAGTGACCGACCTCCAAGCGCAGCTCGAAGCTTGTCGCAAGCAGCACGCAGCGCAGATCTCCACGGCGGAAGTCGAATCTCTGCGCGCAGACCTCCACCGCTATTCAGAACTGGTCGAGGATGAAGCTCGGCGCCACGCAGCCGTGCAACGCGTGATGGATCGTTACAGCCAAGGGGTCTGCCTCATACATGGCATCTTCACGCTGAACGAAAGGCGGGACGACGGAGTTGCCCCGGTCACCGACCCAGACGGCAAGCCGCTGCGTCTGGAATACCTGGGTTCCGGCTTTCTCGTGAGTGCGGACGGCTATATCGTTACGAATCGCCACGTGGCGGAGCCGTGGTGGAACAACGACAGCGTCGCGCCGCTTCTGGCTGGCGGGCTTGAGCCGGCGTTTGTCGAGTTGACCGTTACGTTTCCCGAGCACCTGCCCATCGCCGTCGATCCCAGGACGATACGCGTCAGCTCCGACGGCGTTGATGTGGCCGTCCTGGTCGCGCCGGTCGACGACGTGCCCGTGCTGCCTCTCTCCGGGCGCGATCCGCAGGAGCTGCGCGGCCAGAGGCTCATGCTGCTGGGCTACCCGACCGGCTTGGCGGCGCTGCTGGCTCGTGCTGATCCTGAGGTCGCGTCCGCAGCGCTGGCCGAGGCCCGTGACACGACGACGCTGATCAACGCGCTCAGCCGGCGGCACGCGATCACACCCGTGATTACGCACGGGACGCTGAGTGAAGTTACGCACCGCCAACTGATCTACGACGCCGTCACAACTGCCGGCGGTTCCGGCGGCCCCGTGTTCGGCCCGGACGGCGAAGTGATCGGCATCAACTTCGCCACGCTGCGCGACTTTCAGGGCTCCAACTACGGTGTGCCGGTTCGTTTCGTGCGTACTTTACTTCGCTAA
- a CDS encoding YHS domain protein, which translates to MMNSWMVMTGMAGMMAWLLPSCTATALAQCGTPCGPTQHAQVRQEQKAPAPAADAAQRTPGKTNVERQSLPPCPVTGDPIVLSIRTMTDGGPVYFSSEAARDRFNADPTKYTENAAAQRDALKKLPRVQVNCPVTGNQIDGKTEIFFEGKVVDFCCKNCVSKYDSDPEKYAARLEAGYTYQTNCPVSGDAINPTVYAEISDDLRVYFCCAGDRDAFMKGLRNRPAATTRPAREPISPQVDTGKRGEKGDEKKPSGHEGHGGSHP; encoded by the coding sequence ATGATGAATAGCTGGATGGTGATGACTGGGATGGCTGGGATGATGGCTTGGCTGCTGCCGTCGTGTACCGCCACGGCGTTGGCCCAGTGCGGAACGCCGTGCGGCCCGACTCAGCACGCTCAGGTGCGGCAAGAGCAGAAGGCGCCTGCGCCGGCGGCGGACGCCGCGCAGCGCACGCCGGGAAAGACAAACGTCGAGCGCCAGTCACTGCCGCCGTGCCCGGTCACAGGCGATCCGATCGTTCTGTCAATCCGGACGATGACAGATGGCGGCCCCGTGTATTTCTCGTCGGAAGCGGCACGCGATCGATTCAACGCCGATCCGACGAAGTACACCGAGAATGCAGCAGCTCAGCGCGACGCACTCAAGAAGCTCCCGCGTGTGCAAGTAAACTGCCCCGTGACGGGCAATCAGATCGACGGGAAGACGGAGATCTTCTTCGAGGGTAAGGTGGTCGATTTCTGCTGCAAGAACTGCGTGTCGAAGTACGATAGCGATCCGGAGAAGTACGCGGCCAGGCTGGAGGCCGGCTACACGTATCAGACGAACTGCCCCGTATCCGGCGACGCGATCAATCCCACCGTCTACGCGGAGATCAGCGACGACCTGCGCGTCTACTTTTGCTGCGCCGGCGACCGCGACGCGTTCATGAAGGGGTTGCGCAATCGGCCCGCGGCGACCACCAGGCCGGCGCGCGAGCCAATCTCGCCGCAAGTCGACACCGGCAAGCGCGGTGAGAAGGGCGACGAGAAAAAGCCCTCCGGCCACGAGGGGCATGGCGGCTCGCACCCGTAA
- a CDS encoding zinc/cadmium/mercury/lead-transporting ATPase — protein MTTATAPNRSLPAMQHSFAISGMHCQSCVSKITSALQDVDGVKSVQVTLQPPRANIAMERHVPLNEFNQAVRAAGSYSLAESPDMPAPNAAAIPTIAEERPESLYPLFLIVGYLLGAVLLIALATGHWSLHPLMSHFMGGFFLVFSFFKLLDLRGFAMAYRSYDVVARAVPAWGFVYPFVELALGAAYLTGWQPVLVNSATLVLMLVGAVGVLKALLRKNAIRCACLGTVLNLPMTKVTLAEDLGMAVMAGVMLVL, from the coding sequence ATGACTACCGCGACCGCACCCAATCGAAGCCTGCCCGCGATGCAGCACTCGTTCGCCATCAGCGGCATGCACTGCCAAAGCTGCGTGTCGAAGATCACATCGGCGCTGCAAGACGTCGATGGCGTGAAATCGGTACAAGTGACGCTCCAACCGCCCCGTGCGAACATCGCGATGGAGCGGCACGTTCCGCTGAATGAATTCAATCAGGCGGTCCGGGCCGCGGGCAGCTACTCGCTCGCCGAATCGCCGGACATGCCCGCGCCGAATGCCGCCGCGATCCCGACGATCGCCGAGGAACGGCCCGAAAGCCTGTACCCGCTCTTTCTGATCGTCGGGTATTTGCTCGGCGCCGTGCTCCTAATCGCACTCGCAACCGGCCACTGGTCGCTGCACCCGCTCATGAGTCACTTCATGGGAGGTTTCTTTCTCGTCTTCTCGTTTTTCAAGTTGCTCGACCTCCGCGGCTTCGCGATGGCCTATCGCTCATACGACGTGGTCGCGCGGGCCGTTCCGGCGTGGGGCTTTGTTTATCCGTTCGTCGAGTTGGCGCTCGGCGCGGCCTATCTGACGGGCTGGCAGCCCGTGCTGGTCAATAGCGCGACGCTCGTGCTCATGCTCGTTGGCGCCGTGGGCGTGCTGAAGGCGCTGCTGCGCAAGAACGCAATTCGCTGTGCGTGTCTGGGGACGGTGCTGAATTTGCCCATGACGAAGGTCACGCTCGCCGAGGACCTGGGCATGGCCGTCATGGCCGGCGTGATGCTCGTTCTGTGA
- a CDS encoding Glycogen synthase, producing MRIAMLSWESLHSIAVGGLAVHVSNLAGALQRNGHDVHVFTRTGPAQAPCERLDGVHYHRCSFESPPDFLVQIEQMNQALFSRLHSVEGQAQTPFDIVHAHDWLCVGALVRARNELGRASALTMHSTEYGRSGNQHWDGPSARIRDIEWEGTYVAQRVICVSRALAREVCELYGTPPDKVCPIYNGVDVRSFDGRVDSGAVKRHYGIAGHAPTVLFAGRMTSQKGPDLLLKAIPRILQAQPDATVVFAGDGDMRAALEHGARWAGLGSATRFVGHKSGQDLVNLFRSADVVCVPSRNEPFGIVVLEAWSARKAVVATRNGGPGEFVRHEHNGLTVRADADAIGWGLRVALHDAKHARRLGQNGRREAESRFSWDRIARETERVYDAVTECVTPRHDAARANKEFTMLQHENRIRRESGRNAVRRVSQEVSDAPAIRRPTESDSRTRTYAKHVGRGPLSSPPLDAARELCEQYGSYESQSV from the coding sequence ATGCGGATCGCCATGTTGTCGTGGGAGAGTCTTCATTCGATCGCCGTTGGTGGGCTGGCCGTGCATGTGTCGAACCTTGCAGGGGCTCTGCAACGGAACGGTCACGACGTGCATGTCTTCACGCGGACCGGTCCCGCCCAGGCGCCTTGCGAACGCCTCGACGGTGTTCATTACCACCGTTGTTCCTTCGAGTCACCGCCAGATTTCCTGGTTCAAATCGAACAGATGAACCAGGCGCTGTTCTCGCGTCTGCACAGCGTTGAAGGTCAAGCGCAGACGCCGTTCGACATTGTTCACGCTCACGACTGGCTCTGCGTGGGGGCGCTCGTCCGCGCCAGGAATGAGTTGGGCCGCGCGTCTGCGTTGACGATGCACTCGACCGAATACGGCCGTTCGGGCAATCAGCACTGGGATGGGCCCTCGGCGCGGATTCGCGATATTGAATGGGAAGGTACGTACGTGGCGCAGCGCGTCATTTGCGTCTCGCGCGCCCTCGCGCGTGAGGTCTGCGAACTGTACGGCACGCCGCCGGACAAGGTCTGCCCGATCTATAACGGGGTCGATGTTCGTTCGTTCGACGGGCGGGTGGATTCCGGGGCCGTTAAGCGACACTACGGCATTGCTGGCCACGCACCGACGGTGCTGTTTGCAGGCAGGATGACAAGCCAGAAGGGACCGGACCTTCTGCTCAAAGCCATTCCACGCATCCTCCAGGCGCAGCCGGATGCCACGGTTGTTTTCGCCGGGGACGGCGACATGCGTGCCGCGCTGGAGCACGGTGCGCGCTGGGCGGGACTCGGTTCGGCCACGCGTTTTGTCGGTCACAAGTCGGGGCAGGATTTGGTCAATCTGTTCAGAAGCGCGGACGTGGTCTGCGTTCCCAGCCGGAATGAGCCATTCGGGATTGTGGTTTTGGAGGCGTGGAGTGCGCGCAAAGCTGTCGTAGCTACCCGGAATGGCGGCCCCGGTGAGTTCGTGCGCCACGAGCATAACGGTCTAACCGTCCGCGCCGACGCAGACGCGATCGGCTGGGGGTTGCGCGTCGCCTTGCATGACGCGAAGCATGCGCGACGGCTCGGGCAAAATGGCCGACGCGAGGCTGAATCGCGTTTTTCGTGGGATCGGATCGCACGTGAAACGGAGAGAGTTTATGACGCGGTCACTGAGTGCGTAACGCCGCGACATGACGCTGCGCGTGCGAACAAGGAGTTCACCATGCTTCAACACGAGAATCGGATCCGACGCGAGTCCGGTAGGAACGCAGTGCGGCGGGTCAGCCAAGAAGTCTCCGATGCTCCGGCAATCCGTCGTCCTACTGAGTCAGACAGCCGGACACGCACCTACGCGAAACACGTCGGGCGCGGCCCGCTTTCGAGTCCGCCGTTAGATGCGGCCCGCGAACTGTGCGAGCAGTACGGAAGCTATGAATCGCAGTCCGTCTGA
- the merR1 gene encoding Mercuric resistance operon regulatory protein, giving the protein MNGRRTGNGTISVGAAARSADVAASTLRYYERLGLLVPEARAANGYRQYTAVQIERLRFIRAAQTAGFTLEDIRRLLGLSQAGQHECRSAVQGLIAARLTEVRNKIRDLKRVQEVLELGLARCRRSKKECPVLNELSSTTSKGEKR; this is encoded by the coding sequence ATGAACGGCCGGCGCACAGGGAATGGCACGATCAGCGTCGGGGCGGCAGCGCGCAGCGCCGACGTGGCGGCGTCCACGCTGCGTTACTACGAGCGGCTCGGGCTGCTCGTGCCGGAAGCCCGCGCGGCGAATGGCTATCGCCAGTACACCGCGGTGCAGATCGAGCGGCTGCGGTTCATCCGTGCTGCGCAGACCGCCGGCTTCACGCTCGAAGACATTCGAAGGCTGCTCGGACTTTCGCAGGCGGGCCAGCACGAGTGCCGCTCGGCCGTGCAGGGCTTGATCGCGGCCCGGCTGACGGAGGTGCGGAACAAGATCAGAGACTTGAAGCGCGTCCAGGAAGTCCTGGAGCTTGGCCTGGCGCGCTGCCGGCGCTCCAAGAAGGAGTGCCCGGTGTTGAACGAACTGAGCTCCACTACTTCCAAGGGAGAAAAACGATGA
- the czcA_2 gene encoding Cobalt-zinc-cadmium resistance protein CzcA — protein MLNAIIRFSLHNRVLVLAAAVLIAAYGLFTAAQLPTDVLPDLNRPTVTILTEAPGLAPEEVETQVTFHLETALNGAPGVERVRSQTGLGLSVVIVEFGWGTDIRYDRQVVQERLNQVAEKLPSGVIPVMGPVTSIMGEILLVGLRSDLLQPMEVRSLADWTIRPTLLAVAGVGQITVMGGEVKQFQVLADPEKLRRHDLTLNDLEKALAKANENSGGGFIVSGSQEFVVRNLGRVRSAEDIGASLVATRVSEGAVRPILIRDVATVREGGALIKRGDGSMNARPAVIMAIQKQPGIDTRDLTARIDKALEQLRPSLPKDLIINADLFRQAHFIEAAISNVEEALRDGAILVVIILALFLMNFRTTFITLTAIPLSLLVTALVFKFFGLSINTMTLGGIAVAIGELVDDAVVDVENVFRRLRQNRQTPSPRPAMQVVYDASSEIRNSIAFGTAVVLLVFLPCFALSGVEGRLFRPLAVAYIVSILASMIVSLTVTPALCYYLLPNMKRMAHDKDGLVLRGCKALARMAYAATLPRPNAVMAGGLLLVGLGVFLVTRLGSEFLPEFNEGTATINVFAEPGISLAESDRLGARAEQLILSVPEVKSTGRRTGRAEQDEHAEGVHYSELDVDFWTPDEARAPEKHVTVDGRHPPSSVRDKQAVLAEIRDKLETLPGVAINVGQPISHRIDHLLSGVRAQIAVKIAGQNLNVLRNLSQQVQAAMNGISGVVDLQVEKQVLVPQVRIRVNREAAARVGFYPAELIETLETALKGKVVSQVLDGLKSYDLVLMFDESVRNDVHRLNDVRLLAPTGAVVLLSDVAGITETPGPNQINRENVQRRMVVSANVHGRDLGSTVAEIQRSLAMDLPAEKMPAGYTLSIGGQFESQQSATRLLLILGTLSLAAMFALLYSHFRSAQMVGQIMLNIPFAFIGSAAALWLAGETFSVASLVGFISLCGIAARNGILMISHYIHLITHEGMSFGRDMVIRGSQERVAPVLMTALTAGLALIPLIVAAGQPGKEILYPVALVVLGGLITSTLLDFCITPTVFLRFGRKACERIAAEWRTLNPAQTVGVSGDEKRAAPPATVKTDGTSALEISSRPQSP, from the coding sequence GTGTTGAACGCCATCATCCGATTCTCGCTGCACAATCGCGTGCTGGTGTTGGCCGCCGCGGTGCTCATCGCCGCATATGGTCTGTTCACGGCGGCGCAATTGCCGACGGACGTGTTGCCCGATCTGAACCGGCCGACTGTGACCATTCTGACGGAAGCGCCGGGATTGGCGCCAGAGGAAGTCGAGACACAAGTCACGTTCCACCTTGAGACTGCCTTGAATGGCGCCCCGGGTGTCGAGCGCGTCCGTAGCCAAACCGGACTCGGGCTTTCGGTGGTGATCGTCGAGTTCGGCTGGGGCACCGACATCCGCTACGACCGCCAGGTCGTGCAGGAGCGGCTCAACCAGGTCGCGGAAAAGCTGCCGTCCGGCGTCATCCCCGTCATGGGGCCGGTCACCTCGATCATGGGCGAGATCCTGCTCGTCGGGTTGCGAAGCGATTTGCTTCAGCCGATGGAGGTCCGCTCGCTGGCGGATTGGACGATCCGCCCGACGCTGCTGGCCGTCGCCGGTGTCGGTCAAATCACCGTCATGGGCGGCGAAGTGAAGCAGTTCCAGGTGCTCGCTGATCCCGAGAAGCTTCGCCGCCACGACCTCACGTTAAATGATCTCGAAAAGGCGCTTGCGAAAGCCAACGAGAACTCGGGCGGCGGGTTCATCGTCAGCGGAAGCCAGGAGTTTGTGGTTCGCAACCTGGGCCGCGTTCGTTCCGCGGAAGACATCGGTGCCTCGCTCGTCGCCACGCGGGTCAGCGAAGGCGCCGTGCGGCCCATTCTGATTCGGGATGTCGCGACCGTGCGGGAGGGCGGCGCGCTGATCAAGCGCGGCGACGGTTCCATGAACGCACGGCCGGCCGTAATCATGGCGATTCAGAAGCAGCCTGGCATCGACACGCGCGACCTGACCGCACGCATCGACAAAGCGCTGGAGCAGTTGCGCCCTTCGTTGCCAAAAGACCTCATCATCAACGCCGACCTGTTCCGCCAAGCGCACTTCATCGAAGCGGCAATTTCAAACGTCGAAGAGGCGCTTCGCGACGGGGCGATCCTGGTTGTCATCATCTTGGCGCTTTTCTTGATGAACTTCCGCACGACGTTCATCACGCTCACGGCGATCCCGTTATCGCTGTTGGTCACGGCGCTGGTGTTCAAGTTCTTCGGACTGTCGATCAACACCATGACGCTCGGCGGCATCGCGGTCGCGATCGGCGAGCTGGTGGATGACGCCGTCGTCGATGTCGAGAACGTGTTCCGGAGGCTCCGACAGAATCGCCAAACGCCCAGTCCACGCCCCGCGATGCAGGTGGTCTATGACGCCTCAAGCGAGATTCGTAACTCGATCGCGTTCGGCACCGCCGTAGTCCTGCTTGTTTTTTTGCCGTGCTTCGCTCTATCAGGCGTCGAAGGGCGATTGTTCCGGCCGCTGGCCGTGGCATACATCGTCAGCATCCTCGCTTCGATGATCGTGTCGCTGACGGTCACGCCGGCGCTCTGCTACTACCTGCTCCCGAACATGAAACGGATGGCACACGACAAGGACGGACTCGTACTTCGCGGGTGCAAGGCGCTGGCGCGCATGGCGTATGCAGCAACGCTGCCGCGCCCGAACGCCGTCATGGCTGGCGGACTGCTTCTCGTTGGTCTCGGTGTCTTTCTCGTGACGCGGTTGGGTAGCGAGTTTCTACCGGAGTTCAACGAGGGCACGGCGACGATCAACGTCTTTGCCGAACCGGGAATCTCGCTCGCTGAGTCTGATCGCCTTGGCGCGCGTGCGGAACAACTCATCCTGTCCGTTCCGGAAGTGAAATCCACCGGACGCCGAACGGGACGGGCGGAACAGGACGAGCACGCCGAGGGGGTGCACTACTCGGAGCTGGACGTCGATTTCTGGACGCCTGACGAGGCGCGCGCGCCCGAGAAGCACGTAACGGTCGATGGACGCCACCCCCCGTCGTCCGTTCGTGATAAGCAGGCCGTACTGGCGGAAATACGCGACAAGCTGGAAACGCTGCCCGGCGTGGCGATCAACGTCGGCCAGCCGATCAGCCACCGCATCGATCACCTGCTCTCGGGCGTTCGAGCGCAGATCGCTGTCAAGATTGCTGGTCAGAATCTGAACGTCCTCAGAAATCTCTCGCAGCAAGTGCAAGCCGCTATGAACGGCATTTCCGGAGTCGTCGATCTCCAGGTCGAAAAGCAGGTGCTGGTCCCGCAGGTTCGCATTCGCGTCAACCGCGAGGCGGCCGCGCGCGTCGGGTTCTACCCTGCCGAACTTATCGAAACGCTGGAAACCGCCCTGAAAGGCAAGGTCGTGTCGCAGGTTCTCGACGGCCTGAAGTCATACGACCTGGTCCTTATGTTCGACGAGTCGGTCCGCAACGACGTGCATCGGCTGAACGACGTGCGTTTACTCGCGCCGACCGGTGCGGTGGTGCTGCTATCCGACGTGGCCGGCATCACCGAGACGCCGGGGCCCAATCAGATCAACCGCGAAAACGTCCAGCGCCGCATGGTCGTTTCCGCCAACGTCCACGGCCGCGACTTGGGCAGCACTGTGGCGGAGATCCAGCGCTCCTTGGCGATGGACCTGCCGGCCGAGAAGATGCCGGCCGGTTACACACTCAGCATCGGCGGCCAGTTCGAAAGTCAACAGAGCGCTACCCGGCTCCTGCTCATCCTCGGCACCTTGTCGCTCGCTGCCATGTTCGCGCTGCTCTATTCGCACTTTCGCTCAGCGCAGATGGTTGGCCAGATCATGCTGAACATCCCGTTCGCGTTCATCGGCAGCGCGGCGGCACTCTGGCTGGCCGGCGAGACGTTCAGCGTGGCGAGCCTGGTGGGTTTCATTAGTTTGTGTGGCATCGCCGCGCGCAACGGCATCCTGATGATCAGCCACTACATCCACCTGATTACGCACGAGGGCATGAGCTTTGGTCGCGACATGGTGATTCGCGGGAGTCAGGAGCGCGTCGCGCCCGTGCTGATGACGGCGCTTACGGCCGGGTTGGCGCTCATCCCCCTGATCGTCGCGGCCGGGCAACCTGGGAAGGAGATTCTCTACCCGGTAGCGCTCGTCGTTCTCGGGGGATTGATTACGAGCACGCTGCTGGACTTTTGCATCACGCCCACCGTGTTCCTCCGCTTCGGCCGCAAGGCCTGCGAGCGGATCGCGGCGGAGTGGCGAACGTTGAATCCAGCGCAAACCGTCGGTGTGAGTGGAGACGAGAAACGCGCGGCACCGCCTGCGACCGTGAAAACGGATGGCACCAGCGCACTTGAGATTTCGAGTAGACCGCAATCGCCGTAG
- the sigR_1 gene encoding ECF RNA polymerase sigma factor SigR yields MNDTWNELQVLDGCRRGERAAQHELYVRTSERIYRVLLKITRDPDRAFDLAQETYLKAFSKIAQFDGRSSLATWLYRIAVNEALHAARRAAVAESASEALRASHTTNLTDDPSATRLDVAEALAQLTESDRVILVLRYQEGLDYAAITEITGLADGTIASRLNRARRRLRDFLKSGYAAGEEADGPAHLTTDGRNSLESGARPGSRSDPAVRAAKP; encoded by the coding sequence GTGAACGACACATGGAACGAACTTCAGGTACTCGACGGGTGCCGGCGTGGCGAGCGCGCGGCGCAGCACGAACTTTACGTGCGCACGAGCGAGCGTATCTATCGGGTCCTGCTGAAGATAACACGCGACCCCGATCGGGCCTTCGATCTCGCGCAGGAGACGTATCTCAAGGCGTTTTCGAAGATCGCCCAATTTGACGGTCGCTCGTCGTTAGCGACCTGGCTGTACCGGATTGCCGTGAACGAAGCTCTCCACGCTGCCCGCCGGGCCGCCGTGGCCGAGTCGGCGAGTGAGGCCCTCCGCGCGTCGCATACGACGAATCTGACGGACGACCCGTCTGCAACCCGGCTCGATGTGGCGGAGGCGTTGGCCCAACTAACCGAGTCCGATCGGGTCATCCTGGTGCTCCGGTATCAGGAGGGTCTCGACTACGCCGCAATTACCGAGATTACCGGCCTCGCCGACGGGACGATCGCCTCGCGGCTGAATCGAGCACGCCGGCGGCTGCGCGATTTCCTGAAATCGGGCTACGCGGCGGGGGAAGAAGCCGACGGCCCGGCGCATCTAACAACTGACGGACGAAACTCTTTGGAGAGCGGCGCGCGGCCGGGTTCCCGCTCGGACCCGGCGGTGCGCGCGGCAAAGCCATGA
- the macA_1 gene encoding Macrolide export protein MacA, whose product MPPQRRMIVLLALVGAGLAAISVAVYAHEGHGGKEVGAFDLDAPRQISPETAAHIGLKTAEVDFGEVQDVLPVSGIVRAAPDRHWTVATRTAGKVLSVRVQVGDPVKKGEPLIEIDSPELAKNVYEARKLEVEFQKLSLELIRGDGRVEQLRVEVENAEATAKLAEAELERLESAGDKAVPLNELAEKRAVALKARGAAKLRVVDLSVAIKEAEVLRHQAEALRLSRDAVLAVANIEPADQSALTQPSDDQPINVVRLVAPADGVVVERNARPGHWATTGETLLAIADFSAVQIEGEVPESLIARVTQRSSDAVRIRTPADSAFQAEGRIKFVSPVLDAIKRTAHVLIEAPNPSFTLRDGMFVDLTIVLREAKNGVVVPVAAVVQDGPMHFVFLKSGDVYKKQDINTGVRDDRVLEVLAGLAPGDVVVTDGAYSLTQLRPKANVTVAAVTPKPEAGNKHP is encoded by the coding sequence ATGCCTCCGCAACGACGGATGATCGTGCTTCTTGCGCTTGTCGGTGCCGGATTGGCCGCAATATCGGTTGCCGTTTACGCGCACGAAGGCCACGGCGGCAAAGAGGTCGGAGCGTTCGATCTCGATGCGCCACGCCAGATCTCGCCCGAGACGGCGGCCCATATTGGGCTGAAAACGGCTGAAGTCGACTTCGGCGAGGTTCAGGACGTTCTTCCCGTCTCCGGCATTGTCCGAGCGGCACCCGACCGTCACTGGACTGTTGCGACTCGGACGGCGGGCAAAGTGCTCTCTGTCCGCGTTCAAGTGGGCGATCCGGTCAAGAAAGGCGAACCGCTGATCGAAATCGATTCGCCCGAGCTGGCCAAAAACGTCTACGAGGCGAGGAAGCTGGAGGTCGAGTTCCAGAAACTGTCGCTGGAGCTGATCCGGGGTGACGGACGAGTCGAACAGTTGCGCGTCGAAGTGGAGAACGCTGAGGCGACAGCCAAGCTCGCCGAAGCCGAATTGGAGCGCCTGGAGTCGGCCGGCGACAAGGCCGTGCCGCTGAACGAGCTGGCCGAGAAGCGTGCAGTGGCGCTGAAGGCCCGTGGTGCGGCGAAGCTGCGGGTGGTCGATCTAAGTGTTGCGATCAAGGAGGCCGAGGTGCTTCGCCATCAGGCGGAGGCACTACGCCTGTCTCGCGATGCGGTCCTAGCCGTCGCAAATATCGAGCCGGCCGACCAGAGCGCCCTTACCCAGCCATCGGATGATCAGCCGATCAACGTCGTCCGGCTCGTGGCGCCGGCGGATGGGGTGGTCGTCGAACGCAATGCGCGCCCCGGACATTGGGCCACGACCGGCGAGACGCTGCTCGCGATTGCCGACTTCAGTGCCGTTCAAATCGAAGGCGAAGTACCCGAGTCGTTGATTGCGCGCGTCACGCAGCGATCGTCCGATGCCGTCCGCATCCGCACTCCCGCCGACAGCGCGTTTCAAGCCGAGGGCCGCATCAAGTTCGTGAGTCCGGTGTTGGACGCGATCAAGCGCACGGCGCACGTTTTGATCGAAGCGCCCAATCCGAGCTTCACGCTGCGCGATGGGATGTTCGTGGACCTGACCATCGTCCTGCGGGAGGCGAAGAACGGCGTCGTCGTTCCCGTCGCCGCCGTCGTACAGGACGGTCCGATGCACTTCGTGTTCCTGAAGAGCGGAGACGTCTACAAGAAGCAGGACATCAACACGGGTGTTCGTGACGACCGCGTTTTGGAGGTGCTCGCAGGCTTGGCGCCAGGTGACGTGGTCGTCACCGACGGTGCCTACTCGCTGACGCAGTTACGTCCGAAGGCGAACGTCACTGTTGCAGCAGTGACACCGAAACCTGAAGCAGGAAATAAGCATCCATGA